Proteins from a single region of Corynebacterium pseudogenitalium:
- a CDS encoding helix-turn-helix domain-containing protein produces MAKLYAGAKIQTLRHELELTQGEMARRIDISTSYLNQLENDQRPLTVSVLLQLTHAFQLSTTFFSPDEDQRVVNELSELLPDVPQPKLHEFAQRFPDIANSLRALTSPETTDSEHPHALVREFFQNHKNYFHELDVAAEQLAAHAANRQLRLTRLAATFDREYGIQVRFNQYAHGPRSTLQHDQREIRLRTGLTESQQCFELAYHYGRTAFAELIDEYVRDTFDESTQPEPVQLARHGLAQYFAAAVTMPYAELLQAAEETRYDIDVISARFGTGFESTCQRLATLQRPGAEAIPFVFVRTDRAGNISKRQSSTAFHFSRHGGGCPLWVVHRAFETSNRVTRQVAVMPDGRTYLWIARMVQGPVVGFDSPRREHAVVLGCDIAFAQRMIYADGLNISPESATKIGPGCATCPRTSCPQRAFPGPPSSSRSASPDQT; encoded by the coding sequence ATGGCAAAGCTGTACGCGGGGGCAAAGATACAGACGCTCCGCCATGAACTCGAACTCACACAAGGCGAAATGGCCCGCCGCATAGACATCTCAACGAGCTACCTCAACCAGCTCGAAAACGACCAGCGTCCACTCACCGTCAGCGTGCTCCTCCAACTCACCCACGCGTTTCAGCTCTCCACCACGTTCTTCTCCCCCGATGAAGACCAACGCGTGGTCAACGAGCTTTCCGAGCTACTCCCCGACGTCCCGCAGCCGAAACTGCACGAGTTCGCACAGCGCTTCCCCGACATCGCCAACTCCTTACGGGCGCTGACTTCACCCGAGACCACCGACTCCGAACACCCCCACGCACTCGTGCGTGAATTCTTCCAGAACCACAAGAACTACTTCCACGAGCTCGACGTTGCTGCCGAACAGCTCGCAGCGCACGCCGCGAACCGGCAACTGCGACTGACACGCCTCGCGGCAACCTTCGACAGGGAATACGGCATCCAAGTGCGCTTCAACCAATACGCCCACGGCCCCCGCTCGACCCTGCAGCACGACCAGCGCGAGATCCGCCTACGCACCGGACTCACCGAGTCCCAGCAGTGCTTTGAACTCGCCTATCACTACGGCCGCACCGCCTTCGCGGAGCTCATCGACGAGTACGTCCGCGACACTTTCGACGAATCGACACAGCCCGAGCCCGTCCAGCTCGCGCGCCACGGGTTGGCGCAGTACTTCGCCGCCGCTGTCACCATGCCCTACGCTGAGCTCCTCCAAGCTGCCGAAGAAACCCGCTACGACATCGACGTCATCTCCGCGCGCTTCGGCACTGGTTTCGAGTCAACCTGCCAACGCCTCGCGACGTTGCAGCGCCCCGGCGCAGAGGCGATTCCGTTCGTCTTCGTGCGCACCGACCGGGCAGGCAACATTTCGAAGCGGCAGTCATCGACAGCCTTCCACTTCTCGCGCCACGGTGGGGGCTGCCCGTTGTGGGTCGTGCACCGCGCGTTTGAAACTTCGAATAGAGTGACGCGTCAGGTCGCCGTCATGCCGGACGGCCGGACCTACCTATGGATTGCGCGGATGGTGCAGGGCCCCGTCGTGGGGTTCGATTCCCCGCGGCGGGAACACGCGGTGGTGCTGGGCTGCGATATCGCATTCGCCCAGCGCATGATTTACGCCGACGGGCTGAACATCTCCCCCGAATCGGCAACAAAAATCGGCCCCGGCTGCGCTACCTGCCCACGAACATCCTGTCCGCAGCGAGCGTTTCCGGGGCCGCCTAGTTCTAGCCGGAGCGCTAGTCCAGATCAGACTTAG
- the prpB gene encoding methylisocitrate lyase, with the protein MFVPDTTPNERRLALRASLESTEITKLPGAFNPLTARLIEDIGGFEGVYVSGAVLANDLGLPDIGLTTLTEVAQRGGHIARATNLPVLIDADTGFGEPMSAARTVAEFEAAGLASLHLEDQVNPKRCGHLDGKEVVPRDLMVRRISAAVKERHDDAFVICARTDAAGIEGIDSAIERAKAYADAGADLIFTEALYTEKDFETFRKAVDILLLANMTEFGKTKLLSAGTLQDLGYNAVIWPVTTFRLAMGQTEAMLRDIAETGTQEPWLDRMQHRSRLYELVKYEDFNQFDQSVFTYSKDTYSSTFE; encoded by the coding sequence ATGTTTGTTCCTGATACAACGCCAAATGAGCGCCGACTGGCGCTGCGGGCCTCACTCGAGTCCACCGAAATTACAAAACTGCCCGGCGCGTTCAATCCGCTGACGGCTCGACTCATCGAGGACATCGGTGGCTTCGAAGGTGTCTACGTCTCCGGCGCGGTACTCGCCAACGACCTAGGCCTGCCGGATATTGGGCTGACCACACTGACGGAGGTCGCGCAGCGCGGCGGGCACATCGCTCGCGCTACGAACCTTCCAGTGCTTATCGACGCCGACACCGGCTTCGGCGAACCGATGTCCGCAGCACGCACCGTGGCTGAGTTCGAGGCCGCGGGGCTTGCCTCGCTGCACCTGGAGGACCAGGTGAACCCGAAGCGCTGCGGGCACCTCGACGGCAAGGAAGTAGTGCCGCGTGACCTGATGGTGCGACGCATCAGCGCCGCAGTAAAGGAGCGCCACGACGATGCATTCGTCATCTGTGCGCGTACCGACGCGGCTGGCATCGAGGGCATCGACTCCGCAATCGAGCGGGCCAAGGCTTACGCAGATGCCGGCGCGGACCTTATCTTTACGGAGGCACTCTATACCGAGAAGGACTTCGAGACCTTCCGCAAGGCCGTCGATATCCTGCTGCTGGCGAACATGACGGAGTTCGGTAAGACCAAGCTGCTCTCCGCCGGAACCTTGCAGGACCTCGGCTATAACGCGGTGATCTGGCCGGTGACCACGTTCCGCCTCGCAATGGGGCAGACCGAGGCCATGCTCCGCGACATCGCGGAAACCGGCACGCAGGAGCCGTGGTTGGACCGCATGCAGCACAGGTCCCGCCTATACGAGCTGGTCAAGTACGAAGACTTCAACCAGTTCGACCAGTCCGTCTTCACATATTCCAAGGACACCTACTCGTCCACA
- the prpD gene encoding 2-methylcitrate dehydratase PrpD, producing the protein MIEHNVRTHRSAEDFPIEEHLAYKIAKVAADPVEVPADTTEMIINRIIDNASVAVASYGRRPVATARVMAEAHPVSEGGAQIFGVDGSYSAEWAAFANGTAVRELDFHDTFLAAEYSHPGDNIPPILAVAQHKGLDGKALIRGIATGYEIQVNLVKGICLHEWKIDHVAHLGPSVAAGLGTMLNLDIDTIYQAVGQALHTTTATRQSRKGLISSWKASAPAFAGKMGIEAVDRAMRGEGAPAPIWEGEDGFIAWMLHSPERTYVVPLPADGEAKRAILDTYTKEHSAEYQSQAPIDLARRMKQTIADAGKSTADIESIVLHTSHHTHYVIGTGANDPQKMDPKASRETLDHSIMYIFAVALEDGTWHHVDSYAPERANRPETVTLWHKISTVEDPEWTRRYHSQDPAEKAFGAKAVITFNDGTVIEDEMAVADAHPLGARPFAREQYIQKFRTLAEGIVDKEEQDRFLEDVQNLEQLTDLSKLNIKVNADAQANAPQIPGGIF; encoded by the coding sequence ATGATCGAACACAACGTGCGCACGCACCGTTCGGCAGAAGATTTCCCGATTGAAGAGCACCTCGCATACAAGATCGCCAAGGTTGCAGCAGACCCGGTAGAGGTTCCAGCTGATACGACTGAGATGATCATCAACCGCATTATCGACAATGCGTCGGTCGCCGTCGCTTCCTACGGTCGCCGCCCAGTCGCGACCGCTCGCGTGATGGCGGAGGCACATCCAGTATCCGAAGGCGGTGCGCAGATTTTTGGTGTCGACGGCTCCTACTCCGCAGAGTGGGCCGCATTCGCCAACGGTACAGCGGTCCGCGAGCTGGACTTCCACGACACCTTCCTCGCGGCGGAGTACTCCCACCCGGGCGACAACATTCCGCCGATCCTTGCAGTAGCACAGCACAAGGGCCTCGACGGTAAGGCGCTGATCCGTGGTATCGCGACCGGCTACGAGATCCAGGTCAACCTGGTCAAGGGTATTTGCCTGCACGAGTGGAAGATTGACCACGTGGCGCACCTCGGCCCATCTGTTGCGGCGGGTCTGGGCACCATGCTGAACCTGGACATTGACACCATCTACCAGGCGGTTGGCCAGGCGCTGCACACTACGACGGCGACGCGCCAGTCCCGCAAGGGCCTCATCTCTTCTTGGAAGGCGTCCGCCCCGGCATTCGCCGGCAAGATGGGCATCGAGGCCGTCGACCGCGCGATGCGCGGCGAGGGTGCACCCGCTCCGATTTGGGAGGGCGAGGACGGCTTCATCGCCTGGATGCTGCATTCCCCAGAACGCACCTACGTGGTGCCACTGCCTGCAGACGGTGAGGCAAAGCGCGCAATCCTGGATACCTACACCAAGGAGCATTCGGCTGAGTACCAGTCGCAGGCCCCAATCGACCTGGCGCGCCGCATGAAGCAGACCATCGCGGATGCCGGTAAGTCCACCGCCGATATCGAGTCCATCGTGCTGCACACCTCGCACCACACGCACTACGTCATCGGCACCGGCGCCAACGACCCTCAGAAGATGGACCCGAAGGCATCCCGCGAGACCCTCGACCACTCGATTATGTACATCTTCGCCGTAGCACTCGAGGACGGCACGTGGCACCACGTCGACTCCTACGCCCCGGAACGCGCGAACCGCCCAGAGACGGTCACGCTGTGGCACAAGATCTCCACCGTCGAGGACCCGGAGTGGACGCGCCGCTACCACTCGCAGGACCCGGCCGAGAAGGCGTTCGGCGCAAAGGCCGTCATCACCTTCAACGACGGCACCGTCATCGAGGATGAGATGGCCGTGGCGGACGCTCACCCACTGGGGGCACGCCCGTTTGCCCGTGAGCAGTACATCCAGAAGTTCCGCACGCTGGCGGAAGGGATCGTCGATAAGGAAGAGCAGGACCGTTTCCTTGAAGACGTGCAGAACCTCGAGCAGCTCACCGACTTGAGCAAGCTCAACATCAAGGTGAACGCGGACGCGCAAGCCAATGCTCCTCAGATCCCAGGAGGGATTTTCTAA